GCGGGGCGCCGGATCTAGGCCTGCTGCGCTTGGGGACGgtatccttcctcctcctcctcgcggttTTGGTCGCATCCCTCCCTAATCCCAAGTCTCCAACCCCATCCTCACCTGTTTTGCGTGTCACCGCCCCGACCATTTCCAATCGCGGTGTGAAAATCCTCCTTTCTGCCTCATTTGCAGGGAAGACAGTCACCTAATGGTGGACTATCATAATCGCGTCAAGCCTCCCGCTTTTGTTCACTATGGCACCGGTCTCCCTGGGTGTTCTTTCTTTGCTTTAGATAGGGGGATCCCGGAGGCAGCCCCTATCCCATCGCTATCCAATGTTGGCATTATCTTCGTCCAGGCTAAACGCATCTCCTCCCAGACCCTTCTTGATGAACTTAAGTTGTGGGATGAGGGTGGTTGGGATTGGCAGATTCGTCAGCTTTCCGAGTTTGATTTTGCCGCGACTTTTCCTTCCAAAGAGAGCCTCCATATGATTTCCTCTTGCACTAGCTTCACGCTACCTCTGAATCAACTTGTGGTATCGGTCAAAGCTGCCTCTAACGGGTCCAAGGCGATCTCTTCTCTGTCTGATGTGTGGGTGCTGGTTGAAGATGTTCCTCCTAACATGCGCACCACGGCGTTCCTTATGGCTTTCGGGGTTCTCATCGGGAAacctattgaagtggaccaagattCTCTGGCGATCCTGGGGCCGGCTCGGCTTCGGGTCTGGTGTGTTGACCCTCTGTGCATCCATGGCGCCATTGACGTCTTCCCTGCGGCTGGTGGCTTCCGGCTCTGGGTGCGGGTGGAGGGGGCCTCGGATCCggtgtcgcctcctcctcctcccccgcccccGGCCTCGGGCAATGGCGACAAGAGCAAAGATGGGGACGGATGCCCTGACGATTCCATGCATGGGTCCGACCCTCGATTCACCCAGTCGGAGTGGGATGGTCTCTCTCCCGAAGATCAGGATATGTTAAAGGAGAATGCGCCTGCTGGCAAGGGGGCCCAGGACTCGGTGCCTGATCTGGGTGGCGGGGATGCGGCCTCTGGTGGGGCTAAGGGCACGCCTTTCTCGGCAGTGTGCTCCAATCTCCCTGCCCGTCCCGCTTCTCCCTCCTTGTCTGGCATTGAAGATCTCCCCCCGGCTGGCCCCGCTgcgtccaagaagaagaagaaatcctctgtCAAGAAATTCTCCGCCAAGAGCCGTGCTTCTGGTGACTCTAGGCAGTCCGCGGATGGGCTCTGCCGTAGGCTTGATGCTGATCTGGGAACGGCTTCGGGCCCGTCCTCTGCTGCGGCTTCCCCTAGTCGTGCTCGCCTTGTGCCCGTGCGCTCGCTGCTTCCACGGCACGCAAGAGCGGCCGTGTCTCCAACTGTGGTGAGCGGGTGGTCGATCGGGCTGCTCGGCGTGCTGCGGCTCGGGATCTGCCCCCTTCAGGTTCGTCcccagccccctccccctccctccccaCGGTTCCCTCTCCTGTGTGTTTAGTTCTCCCTTCTCAATCTGATGATCATTTGCTAAAATTTTTAGATGATGTGGGTATTTGCTTAGACTCTAGCTTGAGATCTCCCTCGTCTATTCTTGGTATTATTAGGGCGAATGAAATTGCCCAGGCTGATATTGCGAAAGCCAAGGAGGCTGGGGTGGGCTCAGGTGCCCCACTGGTTGTGGCCGATGGGGACGAGGGTGGAGATGACAGGAGTCAAGCTCCCCCGGTGGCTTCTAAACGtggggcagggaagcattcaaaatCCTGCATGGCGCCGAGCAGGTCGAGTCTCCGTATTAAAAACTTGTCTTATAGATGAAGGCCTTATTCTGGAACGTAAGAGGTTTTTGCGCTAGGGGGCGCAGAGACCAACTTAAAGATTTGGTTCGATCTGAGAATGTAGAATTTATTGGCCTTGTCGAGACTTTCAAATCTTCCTTTTTCGCGAGCGAATTATCGGCCATTGCTGGGATAGACAGATTTCATTGGAACTTTGTGGCCTCAGTTGGTCACTTGGGTGGTTTTCTGCTTGGTTCCAAAAAAGATACTTTTGATTTTGTGACTTTTGACCATGGCATTTTCTGGGCTAGCACGGTGGTTTCTATTCGATCTCTCAATTCCTTACTGGAAATCATGGTGGTATATGGTCCGGCTGACCACGCGAGGACTTATGCTTTTTTGGATGAGCTTAGTATTAAAATTGAATCTTGCCAGCTTTCCCTGTTGATCGGGGGCGATTTTAATCTGCTTCGTTTCCCTTCTGACAAGAGCTCGTCTAACTTCTCTTGGCCTCTGGCTGATGCTTTCAATGCTTTCattagggacacggctattcgtgaGATTCCTAGGGTCGGAGCCTGTTTCACTTGGTCTAATCACCAAACTCCCCCCATCCGCTTTGTTCTCGATAGAGTTTTTGTCTGTCCTATGTGGGATTCTTTTTTTCCCCGTGTCAGTCTTAGAGCCCTTGCTTGTGTTGGCTCTGATCACACCCCCTGATTCTAGATGATGGAACGCGCCCAGTGGGTTTCCCGAGGTTTCAGTTTGATGCTTCCTGGCTACAAGTGGAGGGCTTCAATGAGTTGGTGGCTCAAAGGATTTTGACTTTCCTTTCTTCTACTCGCCGTTCTTTTGGCCCGATGGATGACTGGCACCAATGCTCCTATTTCCTTCGTAGATTCCTTAAAGGTCGGTCCAAAAACCACTACGCTGAGTCAAGGCGTGACAAAGCTAGGTTGGTGGCTCAAATTGGCGTTCTGGACGAACGCGCAGATAATGCCGGGTTGTCCTCGGATGAATGGCAAACTCGGTATGGTTTAGAAGAGGCGCTGTTGGGCATTCATAGGCAGGAGGAAGTGTATTGGAAACAGCATGGAACTATCAACTGGACCTTAAAGGGTGACTTGCCCACATCCTACTTCTTTGCTATTGCTAAGGGTAGACGGCGGAGATGCATTATTGATAGCCTTACTATAGACGGTGTCAGGGTATCTGACCCTTCGGTGATTATGCGACATGTGGTTTTTTTCTTCTCTAACCTTCTAGCGGCTAAACCTGAGCTAGGCTTTAAGCTGGCTGCGTCATTCTGGTCTCCTCTTGATCAACTTTCGAACGCTGATAATGAAAACCTGCTGATCCCTCCCACGGAAGAGGAAGTTTTCGAGACGATTCGTTCTGCCAATTCTAATGCGGCTTCAGGCCCTGACGGCTTTTCCATTCCTTTTTTCCGGCAGTTCTGGCCTCAGCTAAAAGGCCTAATCATGGCTATTACTCAAGGTTTCTGGTTGGGGACTGTTGACATCTCGAGACTTAACTACGCAGTTCTTACCCTCATCCCTAAAGTCAAAGGTGCTGACTTGATCTCCCAATTTAGGCCCATTCCTTTGATTAACAATTTTGCTAAGATCCCTGCCAAGGGTATGGACACTAGGGTTTCTCCGATCGCTCATCGGGTCATTAGTCCCTTCCAATCCGCGTTCATTAAGGGGAGATTCATCTTGGACGGGGTGCTTTGCTTACACGAGTTAATTCATGACCTTCGTAGTAAGAACACCAAGGCTGTGGTCCTAAAGCTTGATTTTGAAAAGGCGTATGACTCGGTGAGCTGGATCTTTCTTCGCCAAGTTTTAATGGCCAAGGGCTTTGATGGTTCGGTGGTTCACCGTCTGATGCAACCTGTCATTGGGGGACATACGGCGGTGGCTGTCAATGGCCAAACCAGTAATTTCTTTGCGAATGGTAGGGGtttgagacaaggagatccgacgTCTCCCTTGCTTTTTAATTTTGTGGCCGATGCTCTCTCTCACATTTTGTCTCGTGCTGCGGCTGCTGGCCACATTTCGCCTGTTAGCTCTCACCTCATTCCTAATGGCATCTCTCACTTACAATATGCGGACGACACCATCATTATGGTTGAACTTAATGATCACTCCATCATGAATCTGTAATTTCTTCTTCTCTGCTTTGAAGCTCTGTTGGGCCTTAAAATCAACTTCTCCAAGAGCGAGGTTATTGTCACTGGGGTTTCTATCCCGGAAGCGCAGCGGGTGGCCCACCTTTTGAACTGCTCTCTTGGATCCTTTCCTCTCAAATATTTGGGCTTACCCATCTCCCCTCTTAAGCTTTTGGTCAAAGATTTTGCATCGGTTGTGACTAAAGTTGGCAATAGAGTTTGCCGTGGCGAGGCCGTTATAATTCTCAGGCGGGCAAGGTAGCCCTTACCAACTCTTGCCTTTCCTCTCCCCCGATGTTTCTAATGGGCTTTTATCTTCTGTCCGAAGGGACTCACTCGGGCTTCGATAAGCACAGAGGTGTCTTTTTCTGGAATTCTTCCGATAATAAACGCAAATATAGGATGGTTAAGTGGGATCTCATTTGCAGACCTAAGAACATGGGGGGTCTTGGCATCATTAATACCAGAATCATGAATAAATGCCTGTTGttaaaatggtggtggaagattatgTTCCTCGATGATCGCCCTGCTTGGCTTAACCTTCTCAAAGCTAAATACTTCCCCTCCTCGAGCCCTATGTTCGCTCCCTCTTCTGGTGGCTCTCAATTCTGGCGTCAGCTTGTTAGTATTAGACCGATTTTACGGTCCCTTGTGAAGTTCGTAGTTCGAGACGGTAAGTCCACTCGTTTTTGGTTAGACTGGTGGGTCGGGGACACCATGCTTGCGGTGGCCCACCCGACTCTGTTTTCGTTTTGTGCTGATCCTGAGATCTCTATCTTTGAGCTCTCGGCTCAGGGTTGGGTTTTAGATTTCCGGCGTTCTCTTTCCCCTGTGGAGTTGGAAGACTGGCAACGCCTTACTGCCTGCTTCCCCCTGCTCTCGGAGGAAGAGGACTCCGTTATTTGGCCCCACTCCTCTTCGGggcgttttttggttaagtcagcgTATTCGAAACTTATCGCTGGTGCTCACACGGACAAGTTTAACTACGTTTGGTTTGCCCGCATCCCTCCTAAGATTAAAGTCTTTCTCTGGCAAGCTCTTCGTCGCAAACTTCCAGCGGCTGACCAGATTAAGAAGAGGAACGGGCCGGGCTCTAACAGTTGCCAGTTGTGCGGTGCCCTGGAGAATACCGAGCATATCTTTTTCCAGTGCTCTTTGGCTAAATTCATTTGGAGTTGCATTAGACTTTGGCTTCGGGTTAATTGGAACccttcctcctttgaggagcttcgGCATTGTATTAATTCTCTAGCAGGCCGGTCTAAGCGGGTTTTCATGGTGGGCTGGGCGGCGATCTGTTGGTCGCTATGGACTACTAGGAACAAGTTCACTATTGAACACATTTTCCCGGCTAACCCTGTCAGTTGCTTATTTAAAACCAATGTCTTTTTGCaccagtggagatcattgactaaggatgGGGACCTAGAGGCTTTCGACGATATGCTATCCAAAATGAAATCTACGGCTTCTTCTCTGCTGCGGCGCTCTAGGAGGACGGTTTCTTAGTGGTTTGGCTCCTCGTTTGGCTGGCCTGCGCGCCATGATAGGCTGGATGCCTTGTACCCATACTTCTTAGTCGTTTCTGTTAAACTTATGTCGTGCCTTGTGATGATTGtgactctgcctggtggctttatttataaagtcgggctctcgccttttctttaaaaaatataTATCAAAATTGTGTCCACAATTTTACCCAAGTTAAcgtgtactacctccatcctggtttataggtcccctttgtagtttgtgccaaattttgactaaaaatttaactaacaaaatgttaatgcatgtcgagAAAAATTACCtccttggattcgtatttgaacatagttttcaaaaatataatgtttgatgaCATGCGCGAATATTttattagtttaatctatggtcaaaatttggcacggaatacaatggggaccaataaacccgaacGGAGGTAGTAACTGCTAATGTACCCAATTTGAGCCCTGACATGATTACCTGTACCTGGCATGATTACATGAACCCAAATCGACCCCACAGGCAGCAGCTCGTCCATGAATAAGGGTGATTAGCACACGTACGTCCAAACGTGTTGAGATGGCAGCGTGTTAGCTTGCCCACGCCTCTGGGTGGCTTGCCGTGTGAGGACTAATTAGCAGTTGAACTCTGACGGCTCCTTTGTGTGACCGGGATTGATTGGCATGCTCTAACCAGCTGGAACGTACGCGTACCAGTCTCAAccattttctttttgtaaagtctcaACCATCATCTAGTGAGTCAATAGAAAAAGAATACGGATAATGATAGCCCCATTTGCCTGCCAACTCTTGGAACCACAAGCACGCGTAGTCTGGCAGACAAACGTGCCCTTAAGATATGTCTctctcgtactccctccgtccgaaaatacttgtcctcgaaatggatcaaatggatgtatctataattaaaataagtctagatacatccatttttaggacaagtatttccggacggagggagtagtatattcctgtttttttctcttttggcaCAAGAGAGGCCTTCTAAGACGAACGGGGAGGGAGTACTCTACATCTTGAAATCGGATTATCAAAATACAGTGCTCTATATTTactcaatttgcatgtgccaaGCCCTAGGGAGGGTGAAGTCACTTCGACGACTTGCCTTGTGGGCGCAGTCAAGTTTTTGTGCAGAGGAAATCATTGGGTTTCCCTATCCTGATATTTTGCTCCTGCAAATAGCTCGTGATAGCGTTCTTTTGCCACCCCTTGAAGCTCCTGCAAAGCAAGCACCAAAAACATCAGACCACAACACGATCAAGGTAGCATTAGCAAAAACAAAAAAGCATTAGCAAATGTTCGTCGCTGTCGCCATCCAAATGAGCCCTACACTAAATAGGCTTGCATTCAAGTAAGAAATGAACCTTTGAAGCAGAATTTTCATTGTGTTCAAAGCTATACAATAACAGATTTGGGCAAAATGCCTCCCAATGAAACATTATATGATTATGATGAGATGGTCATGGACAGAAGTTATCAAGTAGTTGCAGAAAAAATTAGCTGTTAATGTTGAACTTCAAGATAAATGTGGACCGCCCAGCAGAAAAGAAGAGGGAAAATGAAAAACGTGATCACAACTATTACTGCTGCCAAGAGTGACACTCGACAATGTTCAATGGACATTGATCTTAGGAGACTCTTGCCAAACAGTACAAACTAGTATGAACCAAAAGAACATATAAGATATTAAGGAAAGCTTATCATGCCCATTCAAGATTCAACTAGCGTAAtatttaggccttgtacaatgcaaggtgcttggagaaataaaccaggctttccTTAAGCACCGGTACTTATTTTATACAGGGCAGACGCTTAATTAGGCGTCTCCCTTGTAGAAATAGGCACCGATGCTTCAGAAAAaactcggtttatttttctaagcacctagcATTGTACAAGGTCTTAGGTGCTTGAACTAGTCAGAGATTTGAATTATATGGAGGTTATAGTTAGGTTAATAAATGATTTAACCATATACATCGAATAAAACCAAATGCCACAAAAAGTATTGAATATTCATTTCATAGATTGTGATGGCATGCAGTGCACAGGAACCACACTGAGCAACATTGAAAGATCACGAGAGTTCCAATACGACCTATTTGCAAGAAAGATTATTTGAGATTTTGCTGTTTGGGAACCGAAACAAGCTTGTTTTCACCTTAAGGTGGGTTGGTTGctgctaattaacccagtttaTGAAACTGCTACTACAATTATGCAGTCTTTTTTACAAGGTGTCCCAGAAGAAACTGGTTATGCTACTTACTTCTGATCAAGATGTGCTATAACTTCACCACCAGGAAATCCTGCCTTTGTGGCTTCATACGAAACTTTGATGGAATGCTTCCACATACTACCAACCTCACCAGAACTCTTTCCATTTACTTGAGGCGGAGCGTCCATTGGCAAAGAGTAACCAGACAGGAGATGACCCACCCAGACACCATCTTTGCTGATAAAAATTGAGGATGTAAACAATATCAGACTACTAATATTGTTCAAGCATGAATGGAATGCTCACGTCTCTGCCAGTTTGCTCCTCACTAAATAAGTATATACATAAACTGAGAACACATTGCTCGGAAAGAGTAGTCTCTTAGGAATAGGGCTGCATACACATTCACTTCAGCATAAGAGATATCAGGAATTTATCGGCAGTTAGGTAAAAGTCAGAACCGATCAAACAGTACAGAACAAACTGTTTTTTTCTAGTATGGTTACCATTTCAATGGTATGCTTTGTATGATAATAAGATTTAAACTAATAACTACATAATCATGTTACAAACAAGTTATAAGATGTTCAAGAATGCATTTTGGCACACTGGCATTAGAGCACTTCATAAAGGCCACATATTTTGCTTCAAGATCCAtgtatggtactccctccgtcccaaaattcttgtcttagatttatctagatacggatgtatctaacattaAAATGTgaatagatacatccgtatctagacaaattcaagacaagaattttgggacggagggagtatatttggtTGTACTATTGGTGAATTTATCTTATACTGCTGTGACAGGTGGAACCACATGTATTACCTCTCCCCCTTCATCTCTCTATGTGTTCCAGGTTTAAGAAGGAAAGAATCACAAAATGCGGTTATTAGATCAAAGACAAGGAGATGGTGACCTAAGGTGAATCTCATGGATGTTCCCTCAGATAATATCATCATGATTCGTGATCAATATCAGGGAGCAACTTCACTACACAACATGAGCATGAAAAGAAACAGCCAATCATCTATCTGTAACAAAGTGGGTTGGCTTAGGTCATACACTTTTATACTGAATCATTACAACTACAATAAGCATTATAAGTCCAGAATTCGAGGGGCGGCAATGCGTCGTTAGAAACTGCTGCAATAATAATTTCACCTCAGGGCTTACATGACAATATCCGTATGACGAGGGGCGTAGTGACCACCACCGATACCTAGTAGAACCTTCTCACCACTCCTGCATAACCAGAAATGAGGTTTGGAGCCTTAAGAAGAGCAAAAGTAATGAATGAATACTTGAAACAAAAAAAGGAAGGTCGCCATTTCAAATACCAAACAAGTAAAGTATGACAGTGAAAAGATGCAGCCCTGGTATGCAAGAGCATAATAGAACTTAATTATGCCAATGCAGAATGATACAGGTTTCACAAACCAATGTCAACTGAATTGTGGCACATACTGCTAAAGGACCAATGTTTGTGACTTGTAATTTCAAACTTTTAGTGTCTGGACCTCTCCTACAGTTTTCAGTTCAAAAGAAAATTTAATTTGCGAAGCATAATATATTGAAAGTGAAATTATTTTTCGTTTATCATAACACTGATCCATCTATGTCCTGGTCTGTCGAGAAGTAACATTTTTACATACTGATGGCAAAAATTAAGTGCTTGACTGCATGCATTTAAGGAAAACCTATATTTAGTGATGCAGGGAGTATAGAAGATTGTTAAGTCATAAATCTTTTGACTAATACATCGTTGCAGATGATCTAACATTTTATTCGCACAATCTTGAATTCGAGTTGTTAAATTCCAATCATCCTGATTCCCAGAGCGGTTTAAAGTTCCTGTTAGAATTCTTAATTAAATCACTGCTCACCcccataaaacataataaatcactgCAAAGATTCTAACCAGCCATCCAACCACCTCATTGTTAGACTCCATAAAGAGAAAAGAATATGTCAACATACCCCAGCCAAGTTCCAACAGCATTTCCTTCCTCAAGACCAAGACCTTTCCATAGAACCTGAAATGATTGGAGAGCTCAGTTTCATGTTTTCCTATGTTTGTTTTTACTTTTGAAACAAATAAGTCGTCAAATGTACATTTGATTAATATTTAGAGACTTATGAGCCCGCGGTTACTTTACACAGTGATAAGAGTGCATTTTTTGCAAGTTCTTACCTAATTCTACCACATTAGGACTTATGGTGACAATTAAAACAAAGTTCTGCACATTGGGTATTGCCTAATTGGTACTACTCCAACAGGTACTATGCATAATTAAAACAAAAGAAAGTTTGACACTCAAGAAAAAGGGTGAAAGCTTGACATTTTAGCTGAAAGGTATTGAATATGGGCAATGCGCCAATAAGTGTCCATGCTTTACTGTACTAATTTCAACCTGTACATGCATTATGATCTTTTTCTGGAGGGGGGAGGGAGGATGGCATGAGATCTTGCAGTTCGAACAACAAAACCCTTCGGGTTCTCTTGCAAATCCACAAGAAGGAACAAAGTAcatgacgagagagagagagagagagagagagagagagagagactcaacTAGAGCAATGGCCTGCGCAGCATCTTGTCTACCCCAGTATTCTTGTGTACTTCCTGACATACAAAAACATTCACATTAGCTATTCTGGTACAACATA
Above is a window of Triticum dicoccoides isolate Atlit2015 ecotype Zavitan chromosome 5B, WEW_v2.0, whole genome shotgun sequence DNA encoding:
- the LOC119308669 gene encoding D-aminoacyl-tRNA deacylase-like isoform X2, whose protein sequence is MESFTNGNVRLLKHERSIVAEDDLDRRWQEATGEAVSEVIFLSKHTAVSNRPALTVHPIGVPHLREDETPPQGGRPGWAAVPNPRIGPWFRLMQKVAADQGLVPEFEITLEATHHGPLTSTPTMFVEIGSTQEYWGRQDAAQAIALVLWKGLGLEEGNAVGTWLGSGEKVLLGIGGGHYAPRHTDIVIKDGVWVGHLLSGYSLPMDAPPQVNGKSSGEVGSMWKHSIKVSYEATKAGFPGGEVIAHLDQKSFKGWQKNAITSYLQEQNIRIGKPNDFLCTKT